In Daucus carota subsp. sativus chromosome 4, DH1 v3.0, whole genome shotgun sequence, one DNA window encodes the following:
- the LOC108217571 gene encoding probable carboxylesterase 18 produces the protein MTPKPLPYKTRLIIWTITTLNDAAIRRDGTTNRRFLNFINIKAPANPNPVKNVKTYDITVDPSRNLWFRVFEPVLEDPQDAQLPVIVFFHGGGFTILSPDSMTYDAVCRRFARKVGAVVVSVNYRLSPEHRYPAQYEDGFDVLEFLDGDRKVLPECANVSWCFLAGDSAGGNLAHHVGKKACEANFSRVKVVGVVAIQPFFGGQERTESEKMKNQIFITTKRTDWAWKAFMPDGDRDHEVINVSGPNAADITKIKDFPATLVFVGGLDILQDWQRKYYEWLKKSGKEAYLVEYPNMIHAFYVFPEFPESTMLITEVRDFVQKQIQIKSLM, from the exons ATGACTCCAAAGCCACTTCCATACAAAACCCGTTTGATCATCTGGACCATCACCACCCTCAACGACGCCGCCATCCGCCGCGACGGCACCACCAACCGCCGCTTCCTCAACTTCATCAACATCAAAGCTCCCGCCAACCCCAACCCCGTCAAAAACGTCAAAACCTACGACATTACAGTGGACCCCTCACGCAACCTCTGGTTCCGCGTCTTCGAACCGGTCCTCGAGGACCCCCAAGACGCCCAGCTCCCCGTGATCGTGTTTTTCCACGGCGGCGGCTTCACTATACTGAGCCCTGACAGCATGACTTACGACGCCGTTTGTCGGAGATTTGCGAGGAAAGTGGGCGCGGTTGTGGTGTCGGTGAATTAtcggttgagcccggaacatCGCTATCCGGCTCAGTATGAAGATGGGTTTGATGTGCTCGAGTTTCTTGATGGTGATCGGAAAGTGTTGCCGGAATGTGCTAATGTGTCGTGGTGTTTTCTTGCGGGGGATAGTGCTGGGGGAAACTTGGCTCACCATGTTGGAAAAAAGGCTTGTGAGGCTAATTTTAGTCGAGTCAAG GTGGTTGGAGTAGTGGCAATACAGCCATTTTTCGGAGGCCAAGAACGGACTGAGAGTGAAAAGATGAAAAATCAGATTTTCATCACAACAAAACGAACAGATTGGGCGTGGAAAGCTTTCATGCCTGATGGGGACCGTGATCATGAGGTGATCAATGTTAGCGGTCCAAATGCAGCTGATATTACCAAAATTAAGGATTTTCCAGCAACTCTAGTGTTTGTGGGTGGTCTGGATATCTTACAAGATTGGCAGAGGAAGTATTATGAATGGCTCAAGAAGTCTGGAAAAGAAGCTTACTTGGTGGAATACCCAAATATGATTCATGCGTTTTATGTGTTTCCTGAGTTCCCGGAATCTACAATGCTAATTACTGAagttagagattttgttcagaAGCAGATACAGATTAAATCGTTGATGTAA
- the LOC108217557 gene encoding putative disease resistance protein At1g50180 yields MAEYIVAFVLDKIAGFLIEEAGSFARIDVQVEWIQAELRRMQCFLRDAELKQDGDERVKNWVSDIRDIAYDTDDLVDFCILKLSHQRSGFLYFLKKFTFYNEVLFRRKVNKHIDKIKKRIIYVKDSRSTYGIENLKIGNEMISFCGNRLNEKRRSFPYNNEDDVVGLEEDIEALMSRLIHGDCRRSVISIIGMAGLGKTTLAKKLYLNCDINKHFDCCAWVYVSQDYRARDILLELGKKVMGFTKESVEKMNGEDLLDSLCVFLSDKRYLIVLDDIWKHEHWDDLRPAFPEMSNGSRIILTTRFKDVALYANVRDPPHELCFLNNDRSWELFLRKLCVEWDSSSRLPPWSEDLGKQIVKRCGGLPLAIVVLAGLLSRKGLVFSEWQKVLQSVHWQLKQEPTQCEEILALSYSDLPYYLKPCFLYLGLFPEDFEISARRLTLLWVAEGLVQPRGEEHLEDVAEDYLEELIGRSMVQVAKRKSSGRTKACRVHDLLRDLCLARGQEEALFNVICAGDRVGSISGARRLAIHSGVPIFTRNSQKIRSLLCFDLIECVPLNLTKFKLLRVLDLEGVQIAQLDSAVGDLIHLRYLGLQETWLKNLPSSVGRLSNLQTLDLRSTLIEPIPLAIWKLQQLRHLYFSKFKAMVVCPPYRLTLPNLHTLKGICLSESGCIQNGLDNIVNLRELGLYGDLHLQEEEVSRWIHINKNLEELKIQSSNNLSYISNAAIPKLMSFSSHVRLYKLHLEGIISKMLDIKDFPPNLTELSLKDSFLAEDPMPILEKLQSLRVLKMKQTSFLGKELVCSSGGFPQLQYLKFGFLTFTTWTIEEGALSNLRQLEIVECKRLKISPKGLRPVTTLRELKLGFMPVDMKSKVQDRQGENWYKIQQVLPI; encoded by the coding sequence ATGGCGGAATATATAGTTGCTTTTGTTTTAGATAAGATTGCAGGTTTCCTGATTGAGGAAGCTGGATCTTTTGCAAGAATCGATGTTCAAGTCGAATGGATCCAAGCAGAGCTGAGACGCATGCAGTGTTTCCTTAGAGATGCAGAACTGAAACAAGATGGAGATGAAAGAGTTAAAAATTGGGTATCTGATATCAGGGATATTGCATATGATACAGATGATCTGGTAGACTTTTGCATCCTCAAACTGTCACACCAGAGGTCAGGATTCTTGTATTTCTTGAAAAAGTTTACTTTTTATAATGAGGTGTTATTTCGGAGGAAAGTCAACAAGCATATTGATAAGATCAAGAAAAGAATAATTTATGTTAAGGATAGTAGATCAACTTATGGAATTGAAAATTTGAAGATAGGAAATGAAATGATCAGTTTTTGTGGTAATCGGCTTAATGAGAAGAGGCGATCATTTCCTTACAATAACGAAGATGATGTTGTTGGTCTGGAGGAAGATATTGAGGCACTGATGTCTCGGTTGATTCATGGAGACTGTCGACGTTCTGTGATTTCAATTATAGGTATGGCAGGTTTAGGAAAAACTACTCTTGCTAAGAAACTGTATCTTAACTGTGACATCAATAAACATTTTGATTGTTGTGCTTGGGTTTATGTATCTCAAGATTATAGAGCAAGGGACATTTTACTTGAACTAGGTAAAAAGGTAATGGGGTTTACCAAAGAAAGTGTGGAAAAGATGAATGGCGAGGATTTACTGGATTCGTTGTGTGTATTCTTGAGTGACAAGAGGTATTTGATTGTTCTTGATGACATCTGGAAGCATGAGCATTGGGATGATCTGAGACCAGCCTTTCCTGAGATGAGCAATGGAAGCAGAATCATCCTAACTACTCGCTTTAAAGATGTTGCTTTGTATGCTAATGTGAGAGACCCTCCTCATGAACTATGCTTTCTAAACAATGATCGTAGCTGGGAATTGTTTTTGAGGAAACTATGTGTAGAATGGGATTCTAGCTCGAGATTACCTCCATGGTCTGAAGATCTGGGTAAACAGATTGTAAAAAGATGTGGAGGTCTGCCTCTTGCTATTGTTGTATTAGCTGGACTTCTATCAAGAAAGGGGCTGGTTTTTAGCGAGTGGCAAAAAGTTTTGCAGAGTGTGCATTGGCAGTTAAAACAAGAGCCAACACAATGTGAAGAAATACTAGCATTGAGCTACTCTGATTTGCCTTACTATTTGAAACCATGTTTTCTTTATCTTGGTCTTTTTCCAGAGGACTTTGAAATTTCGGCTAGAAGGTTAACATTGTTATGGGTTGCTGAGGGATTAGTGCAGCCACGGGGTGAAGAACACCTTGAAGATGTTGCAGAAGATTACTTGGAAGAGCTTATCGGAAGAAGCATGGTTCAAGTTGCAAAGAGAAAATCTAGTGGAAGAACTAAAGCGTGTAGGGTACATGATCTTCTTAGAGACCTATGCCTAGCTCGAGGCCAGGAAGAAGCATTATTTAACGTCATCTGTGCAGGTGACAGAGTTGGTTCAATTTCAGGAGCTCGTCGTCTTGCAATTCATTCTGGTGTTCCTATATTTACCAGAAATTCCCAAAAGATCCGCTCATTGTTGTGCTTTGACCTTATTGAATGTGTGCCTCTAAATCTTACAAAATTTAAACTACTGCGGGTTCTTGACTTGGAGGGGGTGCAAATAGCACAGCTTGATTCTGCTGTTGGAGACCTCATACATCTGAGATACTTGGGTCTACAAGAAACTTGGCTAAAGAATCTTCCATCTTCGGTTGGCCGTCTGTCGAATCTACAAACTCTAGACTTGAGATCCACATTAATAGAACCCATTCCTTTAGCTATATGGAAGCTTCAGCAGTTGCGTCACCTATATTTCAGCAAGTTCAAGGCCATGGTTGTCTGCCCACCATACAGGTTAACTCTTCCGAATTTGCATACATTAAAAGGAATATGCCTAAGTGAATCTGGCTGTATACAAAATGGTCTGGACAATATAGTCAACCTGCGTGAGTTAGGGCTATATGGAGATCTGCACTTGCAAGAAGAGGAAGTATCCAGGTGGattcatataaacaagaatctTGAAGAGTTGAAGATTCAATCCAGTAATAACTTGTCTTACATCAGCAATGCTGCCATTCCCAAATTGATGTCTTTCTCTAGTCATGTTCGTCTCTACAAACTGCATTTGGAAggaattattagcaagatgctGGACATTAAAGATTTCCCTCCAAACCTAACAGAGTTATCCTTGAAGGATTCATTCCTGGCAGAAGATCCAATGCCAATACTGGAGAAGCTCCAGAGCTTGAGAGTACTAAAAATGAAGCAAACTTCATTCCTGGGTAAAGAACTAGTTTGCTCAAGTGGAGGATTTCCACAACTTCAGTATCTCAAATTTGGTTTCCTGACATTCACGACATGGACGATAGAGGAAGGAGCATTGAGCAATCTTAGACAACTAGAGATTGTTGAGTGCAAGCGATTGAAGATTTCTCCGAAAGGGTTGAGGCCAGTGACTACTCTTCGTGAACTGAAATTGGGATTTATGCCAGTTGACATGAAATCTAAAGTTCAGGATCGCCAAGGGGAGAACTGGTATAAAATTCAGCAAGTACTCCCGATTTAA
- the LOC108217567 gene encoding calcium sensing receptor, chloroplastic produces the protein MALRASATARPPISSPPRTSLPAKTTQRPQVFKPKSVSVSTTNTLSLLALFTAPLDAKAISLPKEQIVSSITQVEDTIGQVQEVGSNVFDVLGKVFGAVSQAVKPGVDAALPILQNAGDQAGKIAFPAISEASKNAQEAIMQNSGFNMETAVKTVADAAQQTTKAIEVAKPIASSTAETIISTDPVVLAGTGGALFLAYLLLPPVLSVISFNFRGYKGGLTPAQTLDLISTKNYILIDIRSEKDKDKAGIPRLPSSAKNKMISVPLEELPRELRGLVRDSKKLEAELAAIKVSYLKKISKGSNIVILGTYADSAKIVAKVLTSLGFKNSWIVADGFSGSKGWLQSRLGTDSYNLSFAQVLSPSRIISARRLGTTSSTKLLSD, from the exons ATGGCCTTGAGAGCTTCAGCCACTGCAAGACCACCCATTTCATCACCACCCAGAACTTCTTTACCTGCTAAAACAACACAAAGGCCACAAGTTTTTAAGCCCAAATCTGTCTCTGTCTCTACAACAAACACACTTTCTTTACTTGCTCTCTTCACTGCTCCACTTGATGCTAAAGCTATTAGTCTACCCAAAGAACAAATTGTTTCATCCATCACTCAA GTTGAAGATACAATTGGTCAGGTTCAAGAAGTGGGTTCCAATGTTTTTGATGTTTTAGGCAAAGTTTTTGGAGCTGTGTCTCAAGCGGTGAAGCCGGGGGTTGATGCAGCATTGCCTATTTTGCAGAATGCTGGAGACCAGGCTGGGAAGATTGCTTTTCCTGCAATTTCAGAAGCTTCCAAGAACGCCCAAGAAGCAATAATGCAAAACTCTGGATTTAATATGGAAACTGCTGTTaag ACAGTTGCTGATGCAGCTCAACAGACCACAAAGGCAATAGAAGTGGCCAAGCCTATAGCATCATCAACTGCTGAAACCATCATTTCAACCGACCCCGTGGTACTTGCTGGAACTGGCGGAGCATTATTCCTTGCATATTTGCTACTTCCTCCTGTCTTATCTGTTATTTCTTTTAACTTTCGTGGATACAAAG GTGGGCTCACTCCTGCTCAAACTCTTGATCTCATATCTACAAAGAACTACATTTTAATTGACATCAGATCAGAGAAGGACAAGGACAAGGCTGGCATTCCACGTCTCCCTTCAAGTGCCAAGAACAAAATGATCTCAGTCCC TTTGGAAGAATTGCCCAGAGAACTTAGAGGCCTTGTGAGAGACTCGAAGAAGCTAGAAGCCGAATTAGCAGCTATCAAGGTTTCTTATCTCAAGAAAATTAGTAAAGGTTCCAACATTGTGATACTGGGCAC CTACGCAGATTCAGCCAAAATAGTTGCTAAAGTACTAACAAGTCTCGGCTTCAAGAACTCCTGGATAGTGGCTGATGGTTTCTCCGGAAGCAAAGGATGGTTGCAGAGTCGATTAGGAACAGATTCCTACAATCTATCTTTTGCACAGGTTCTATCACCATCTCGGATCATATCTGCAAGGCGATTAGGAACAACCAGTTCTACCAAGTTGCTCTCGGATTAA
- the LOC108217558 gene encoding hexanoyl-CoA synthase isoform X2 — translation MAYKGLDCITLSDIEATGVTSQLAHEIYNKLIKIIQIYGPATPATWQTISTTILTPKLPFLLHQMMFYGCYKDFGPDPPAWIPDPDGAIITNVGKLLEKRGEEFLGSRYKDPISSFSEFQEFSVSNPEDYWKTVLEELDISFSVLPQRILKEELCTGSEICHPGGQWLPGAFLNPAKNCLCLNSNRTWDDIMVVWRNEGNDEMPVNKLTRRELCSEVWLVAHALETLELEKGSAIAIDMPMDVNSVVIYLAIVLAGHVVVSIADSFASTEIATRLKLSKAKAIFTQDFIVRGDRRLPLYSRVIDAQSPTAIVIPTKDSSFSTKLREGDISWHDFLERVHKLKEVEFFAVERPVESFTNILFSSGTTGEPKAIPWTLATPLKAAADGWCHMDIRKGDVVAWPTNLGWMMGPWLVYAPLLNGASIALYNGVPLSSGFAKFVQDAEVTMLGVIPSIVRTWKTTNCTDSYDWSAIRCFGSTGEASNVDEYLWLMGRANYKPVIEYCGGTEIGGGFVTGSLLQRQSLAAFSTPAMGCSLFIIGNDGIPIPPKVPGIGELALYPFIFGSSSILLNGNHYNVYFKDMPSWHGKMLRRHGDMFELTSNGYYHAHGRADDTMNLGGIKVSSVEIERITNAVDDSVHETAAIGVPPQGGGPERLVIAVVFKDSNVSTPDLDKLRVSLNSALQKKLNPLFKVSHIVPVSSLPRTATNKVMRRILRQQFTKIDQNSKLYKQGA, via the exons ATGGCTTACAAAGGTCTAGATTGTATCACCTTATCAGACATAGAAGCCACCGGAGTAACTTCACAACTTGCCCATGAAATTTACAACAAACTCATCAAAATCATCCAAATTTACGGCCCTGCCACTCCTGCAACATGGCAGACCATTTCTACAACCATTCTTACACCCAAGTTACCTTTTTTACTTCATCAGATGATGTTTTATGGGTGCTACAAGGACTTTGGACCCGACCCACCTGCTTGGATACCCGACCC GGATGGTGCAATAATAACGAATGTTGGGAAACTTCTTGAGAAACGTGGGGAGGAGTTTTTAGGATCAAGATATAAAGATCCTATATCAAGCTTCTCTGAGTTTCAGGAATTTTCGGTCTCTAACCCGGAG GATTATTGGAAAACCGTTTTGGAAGAACTAGATATTTCATTCTCAGTGCTGCCTCAACGTATTTTGAAGGAGGAGCTTTGTACTGGAAGCGAGATTTGTCACCCAGGAGGTCAATGGCTTCCTGGAGCATTTTTAAATCCTGCAAAGAATTGCCTGTGTTTAAATAGTAACCGAACTTGGGATGATATAATGGTAGTATGGCGTAATGAAGGAAATGATGAAATGCCAGTTAACAAGTTGACCCGTAGGGAATTGTGCTCAGAAGTCTG GCTAGTTGCACACGCGCTGGAAACTCTTGAATTGGAGAAAGGTTCTGCAATTGCAATTGATATGCCTATGGATGTTAATTCTGTGGTGATATACCTGGCTATAGTTCTGGCAGGCCATGTAGTAGTGTCAATAGCTGATAGTTTTGCTTCTACTGAGATAGCAACAAGGCTTAAGTTGTCCAAGGCGAAAGCAATTTTTACTCAG GATTTTATTGTACGTGGTGATAGGCGACTACCCTTGTACAG TAGAGTTATTGATGCTCAATCGCCAACAGCAATTGTTATTCCAACAAAAGACTCCAGCTTTAGCACAAAGTTGCGCGAGGGTGACATTTCATGGCATGATTTTCTAGAACGGGTTCACAAATTGAA AGAGGTTGAATTTTTTGCTGTGGAAAGACCAGTTGAATCTTTCACTAATATTCTATTCTCCTCGGGAACTACAG GGGAGCCAAAGGCTATTCCTTGGACTCTTGCAACACCTTTAAAAGCTGCTGCAGATGGTTGGTGCCACATGGATATTCGCAAAGGGGATGTCGTTGCTTGGCCCACTAATCTTGGTTGGATGATGGGTCCTTGGCTAGTCTATGCTCCTCTGCTGAATGGGGCTTCAATAGCGTTATATAATGGCGTTCCCCTGAGTTCTGGCTTTGCGAAGTTTGTTCAG GATGCTGAAGTGACAATGCTTGGTGTGATTCCAAGTATTGTAAGGACATGGAAAACTACTAATTGTACAGATAGCTATGATTGGTCGGCCATTCG TTGCTTTGGATCCACTGGTGAAGCATCAAACGTAGATGAGTATCTTTGGCTAATGGGAAGAGCTAATTACAAGCCTGTTATCGAGTATTGTGGTGGTACTGAGATTGGAGGTGGATTTGTAACTGGATCGCTACTGCAGCGTCAATCTCTAGCAGCCTTTAGCACACCTGCTATGGGGTGTAGTCTCTTTATTATTGGCAATGATGGAATTCCTATA CCACCAAAAGTTCCTGGAATTGGTGAATTGGCACTTTATCCCTTCATATTCGGCTCATCAAGCATACTACTAAATGGGAATCACTATAATGTCTACTTTAAAGATATGCCTTCATGGCATGGAAAG ATGCTAAGAAGACATGGGGACATGTTTGAGCTTACTTCAAATGGATACTATCATGCGCATGGTCGTGCAGATGATACAATGAATCTTGGTGGTATCAAG GTAAGCTCGGTTGAGATAGAGCGTATTACTAATGCGGTTGATGACTCTGTCCATGAGACAGCAGCCATAGGGGTGCCACCACAGGGAGGTGGACCCGAGAGATTGGTTATTGCTGTTGTTTTTAAAGATTCAAATGTGTCCACACCGGATTTAGACAAGTTGAGGGTATCTTTGAATTCCGCACTGCAGAAGAAATTGAACCCACTGTTTAAG gTGTCTCATATTGTTCCCGTCTCATCTCTTCCCAGAACAGCAACAAATAAGGTTATGAGACGAATTTTGCGACAGCAGTTCACCAAAATTGACCAAAACTCTAAGCT
- the LOC108217558 gene encoding hexanoyl-CoA synthase isoform X1 codes for MAYKGLDCITLSDIEATGVTSQLAHEIYNKLIKIIQIYGPATPATWQTISTTILTPKLPFLLHQMMFYGCYKDFGPDPPAWIPDPDGAIITNVGKLLEKRGEEFLGSRYKDPISSFSEFQEFSVSNPEDYWKTVLEELDISFSVLPQRILKEELCTGSEICHPGGQWLPGAFLNPAKNCLCLNSNRTWDDIMVVWRNEGNDEMPVNKLTRRELCSEVWLVAHALETLELEKGSAIAIDMPMDVNSVVIYLAIVLAGHVVVSIADSFASTEIATRLKLSKAKAIFTQDFIVRGDRRLPLYSRVIDAQSPTAIVIPTKDSSFSTKLREGDISWHDFLERVHKLKEVEFFAVERPVESFTNILFSSGTTGEPKAIPWTLATPLKAAADGWCHMDIRKGDVVAWPTNLGWMMGPWLVYAPLLNGASIALYNGVPLSSGFAKFVQDAEVTMLGVIPSIVRTWKTTNCTDSYDWSAIRCFGSTGEASNVDEYLWLMGRANYKPVIEYCGGTEIGGGFVTGSLLQRQSLAAFSTPAMGCSLFIIGNDGIPIPPKVPGIGELALYPFIFGSSSILLNGNHYNVYFKDMPSWHGKMLRRHGDMFELTSNGYYHAHGRADDTMNLGGIKVSSVEIERITNAVDDSVHETAAIGVPPQGGGPERLVIAVVFKDSNVSTPDLDKLRVSLNSALQKKLNPLFKVSHIVPVSSLPRTATNKVMRRILRQQFTKIDQNSKLRYKQGA; via the exons ATGGCTTACAAAGGTCTAGATTGTATCACCTTATCAGACATAGAAGCCACCGGAGTAACTTCACAACTTGCCCATGAAATTTACAACAAACTCATCAAAATCATCCAAATTTACGGCCCTGCCACTCCTGCAACATGGCAGACCATTTCTACAACCATTCTTACACCCAAGTTACCTTTTTTACTTCATCAGATGATGTTTTATGGGTGCTACAAGGACTTTGGACCCGACCCACCTGCTTGGATACCCGACCC GGATGGTGCAATAATAACGAATGTTGGGAAACTTCTTGAGAAACGTGGGGAGGAGTTTTTAGGATCAAGATATAAAGATCCTATATCAAGCTTCTCTGAGTTTCAGGAATTTTCGGTCTCTAACCCGGAG GATTATTGGAAAACCGTTTTGGAAGAACTAGATATTTCATTCTCAGTGCTGCCTCAACGTATTTTGAAGGAGGAGCTTTGTACTGGAAGCGAGATTTGTCACCCAGGAGGTCAATGGCTTCCTGGAGCATTTTTAAATCCTGCAAAGAATTGCCTGTGTTTAAATAGTAACCGAACTTGGGATGATATAATGGTAGTATGGCGTAATGAAGGAAATGATGAAATGCCAGTTAACAAGTTGACCCGTAGGGAATTGTGCTCAGAAGTCTG GCTAGTTGCACACGCGCTGGAAACTCTTGAATTGGAGAAAGGTTCTGCAATTGCAATTGATATGCCTATGGATGTTAATTCTGTGGTGATATACCTGGCTATAGTTCTGGCAGGCCATGTAGTAGTGTCAATAGCTGATAGTTTTGCTTCTACTGAGATAGCAACAAGGCTTAAGTTGTCCAAGGCGAAAGCAATTTTTACTCAG GATTTTATTGTACGTGGTGATAGGCGACTACCCTTGTACAG TAGAGTTATTGATGCTCAATCGCCAACAGCAATTGTTATTCCAACAAAAGACTCCAGCTTTAGCACAAAGTTGCGCGAGGGTGACATTTCATGGCATGATTTTCTAGAACGGGTTCACAAATTGAA AGAGGTTGAATTTTTTGCTGTGGAAAGACCAGTTGAATCTTTCACTAATATTCTATTCTCCTCGGGAACTACAG GGGAGCCAAAGGCTATTCCTTGGACTCTTGCAACACCTTTAAAAGCTGCTGCAGATGGTTGGTGCCACATGGATATTCGCAAAGGGGATGTCGTTGCTTGGCCCACTAATCTTGGTTGGATGATGGGTCCTTGGCTAGTCTATGCTCCTCTGCTGAATGGGGCTTCAATAGCGTTATATAATGGCGTTCCCCTGAGTTCTGGCTTTGCGAAGTTTGTTCAG GATGCTGAAGTGACAATGCTTGGTGTGATTCCAAGTATTGTAAGGACATGGAAAACTACTAATTGTACAGATAGCTATGATTGGTCGGCCATTCG TTGCTTTGGATCCACTGGTGAAGCATCAAACGTAGATGAGTATCTTTGGCTAATGGGAAGAGCTAATTACAAGCCTGTTATCGAGTATTGTGGTGGTACTGAGATTGGAGGTGGATTTGTAACTGGATCGCTACTGCAGCGTCAATCTCTAGCAGCCTTTAGCACACCTGCTATGGGGTGTAGTCTCTTTATTATTGGCAATGATGGAATTCCTATA CCACCAAAAGTTCCTGGAATTGGTGAATTGGCACTTTATCCCTTCATATTCGGCTCATCAAGCATACTACTAAATGGGAATCACTATAATGTCTACTTTAAAGATATGCCTTCATGGCATGGAAAG ATGCTAAGAAGACATGGGGACATGTTTGAGCTTACTTCAAATGGATACTATCATGCGCATGGTCGTGCAGATGATACAATGAATCTTGGTGGTATCAAG GTAAGCTCGGTTGAGATAGAGCGTATTACTAATGCGGTTGATGACTCTGTCCATGAGACAGCAGCCATAGGGGTGCCACCACAGGGAGGTGGACCCGAGAGATTGGTTATTGCTGTTGTTTTTAAAGATTCAAATGTGTCCACACCGGATTTAGACAAGTTGAGGGTATCTTTGAATTCCGCACTGCAGAAGAAATTGAACCCACTGTTTAAG gTGTCTCATATTGTTCCCGTCTCATCTCTTCCCAGAACAGCAACAAATAAGGTTATGAGACGAATTTTGCGACAGCAGTTCACCAAAATTGACCAAAACTCTAAGCT
- the LOC108217580 gene encoding uncharacterized protein LOC108217580 encodes MLMNNQQCQNLLLLWNMPRKLSKILLKTMHHFANLLLTSLRNAGIRRWGFKYMLLVCLLNPGKFFDIQEKDYRSACKLREDFNDVLEKMVPDIETRNLLSNQSDNYEHTRENFARQMAIDQRKTKSPLDWWSAFGGPAPDLAMIAKRIVGLCCSSLGCERNWSTFEFIHTKRRNRLEHKRLNDLVYIQYNEKIAERFQKRRELGDKFDPIALEDFNWSGEWVNNADGDSVHPGEDLLWEHVVIAAGPASAVRNLRNRNRDKGGETNTNTREILTYNRHRNGAGSSRAHTSRTFHLHDFESEEEVQDNDILSNENDDEDIDDDYGEIPSATQSRPGNEEQPFLDDFII; translated from the exons ATGCTGATGAACAACCAGCAATGCCAGAACTTGTTGTTGCTATGGAACATGCCAAGAAAACTATCAAAGATTCTTTTGAAAACAATGCATCACTTTGCAAATTTGTTATTGACATCATTGAGAAACGCTGGGATACGCAGATGGGGGTTCAAATACATGCTGCTGGTTTGTTTGTTAAATCCTGGAAAGTTCTTTGACATACAAGAGAAAGACTATCGTAGTGCTTGCAAACTCCGGGAAGATTTCAATGATGTTTTGGAGAAGATGGTGCCTGATATTGAGACTAGGAATTTGCTAAGTAACCAAAGTGATAACTACGAGCATACGAGAGAGAACTTTGCAAGACAAATGGCAATTGATCAAAGAAAAACGAAGAGTCCTC TTGACTGGTGGAGTGCTTTTGGGGGTCCCGCACCTGACCTAGCAATGATAGCGAAACGGATTGTTGGCCTTTGCTGCTCTTCATTAGGCTGTGAGCGAAATTGGAGCACCTTTGAGTTT ATTCACACTAAAAGAAGAAATCGCTTGGAACATAAGAGGCTGAATGATCTCGTGTATATCCAGTACAATGAAAAGATTGCAGAGCGATTCCAAAAGCGCCGTGAGCTTGGAGATAAGTTCGATCCAATTGCGCTCGAAGACTTTAACTGGAGTGGTGAATGGGTAAATAATGCAGATGGTGATTCTGTTCATCCTGGAGAAGATCTGCTATGGGAACATGTTGTTATAGCTGCTGGTCCGGCAAGTGCAGTGCGTAATCTTCGTAATAGAAATCGTGATAAAGGTGGCGAAACTAATACAAACACCAGGGAGATTTTAACATATAATCGACATCGTAATGGTGCAGGTTCTTCTCGTGCGCACACTTCACGTACTTTTCACTTGCACGATTTTGAAAGTGAAGAAGAAGTCCAGGACAATGACATATTGTCAAATGAAAATGATGACGAAGATATTGATGATGATTACGGGGAAATACCGAGTGCAACTCAAAGTCGACCCGGAAATGAAGAACAACCTTTTCTTGATGATTTTATCATCTAG